In [Mycobacterium] stephanolepidis, the genomic window CAGATCCAGCGTCAGGTAACTTGCTGCGCCAGTGCTCAATCCGCTCCGCGAGAGTAGCAGGGAGCTCGATGGCTTTTGTGTCGCGCCAGTACCGGGTATCCACACGCGCGGCCAGATAGTAATGAAGAACGAGGAATTCACGAACACCATCCATGCATCGATTGACCACACGGTTATAGGAATCTCGCAGACTCTCCTCCCAGCTCTCATCGGGGAAGTGCTTCACCAGCTGCTCAATCCCATGCTGAATGAAGAAGATCCCGGTTGATTCGAGAGGTTCGACGAACCCGCTGGCCAGTCCGATTGCCACACAGTTCCCCACCCAGCTTCTTCGGCTCCGCCCGATGCGCATCCGAATATGATTGGCCTCCAACCCTTCCGCAGCCGGACCGACGAAGTCGCGCAGAGTTCGCTCCGCATCCTCGGGGCTGCAGTAATCCGCGGCGTAGACATAGCCGGTACCGGTTCTCTCAAACAGGGGGATGCTCCAGATCCATCCCGCGTCCTGAGCTGTCGCGGTTGTGTATGGCGGCAGGTGCCCGTGGTCTTGGTCGGTTGGGACGCGCAAGGCTACCGCCCGATCGTTGAGGAGACTCCCCTGATACGACTCAAAGGGCTCCTTCATCGCACGCCCCAGTAGCAGGCCGGAAAATCCCGTGCAATCGATGAATAGGTCACCCCCGATGCTGCCGTGCGTGCGAGTACGCACCTGACTGATCCAGCCACGCTCGTCCTGCAGAACATCCACCACGTCATCGACCACATGGCGGGCACCACGGCGCACCGCAAAGTCTCGCAGGAAGTCCGCCAGCAGTGACGCATCAAAGTGATACGCGTACGGAAACTGCGTTTCCTGTTCGGTCAGTGTCGTTCGATATGCGGGGTTCTCCCCGCCGGTGCCCGTGAACAACGATCCATCGAGGCGGCGTGGCGACTTATCGTTGTCGCACAGGGTACCTATCAAAAAACAATCACGATCGAAGCTGGCGGACCTCGGATTGTCCAGCCACCAGTCGGTGAGACCGAATCCGTCTACGACCCGCTGACGTTCGAAGGGGTGATAGAAATGATGGCCCGGCTTACGCCAGTCCTGAAAACGGATACCCAGTTTATATGTGGCGCAACATGATGGCATCCACTCGTGTTCCTCCAGTCCGAGATACTCGAAGAAATGTCGAATCGTGCTAAACGTGGCCTCTCCGACTCCGATTGCCCCGATCCGCTCCGACTCCACCACTGTCACGGTGATCCTGTCACCGAACGCGACCTTCAGATACGACGCGGTCATCCAACCCGCGGTACCGCCGCCAACGATCACTACTTCTTCCAACACAACCATTCTCCTCATCTGGCGCAGGCATACAGTGGAGAGCGGACGTGTTCGGGCCCAAACCCAACACCAATCACGTGGCTCATGGACTTTTGCAGCACTTCGAATCGATCAAAGACCTCCGGGAACCGCGGCTGATGCCTTCCGCTCAAGGCGCCATCAATACCGAACCGCTGAACCATTCGTTGCAGTCCTTGTGACAGAACTGTCGGCGCCCAACGTCTGCGCTGAACCTTCGCCAATGCGGCACAGTCAATTTCGATACCAGTCGCCTGCGCGAGCCGTATGGGCCGCCACAGGATGTTTGCCGCTGCTACCGCATCCTGGATTGCGAGATTGACGCCAAGTCCAGCCACGGGCGACATGGCATGCGCCGCGTCACCGATGAAAAGCAGCCCGGGTACATGCCAGCGTCGGAGCCGATCGATACGGCATCGCAACACGCTGACATCGTGCATCCCACGTATATCGTCAACTCGGTCAGCCATGAACGGCACCAACCGTGCCAAGTCCGCACGCAATGCTTCTATCCCTTGACGCCGTAGCACTTCGAAACCACCACGACTCGTCTCATACGACATCTGCCAGTATTTACCGCGATCGGTAGCTCCGAAGATTTTTCCCCGCCCCAGCCGCACGCAAATACCCTCTGCGGGATCAATTTCCCGTCGGGGTATCCTGAAGAACACAACGTCAAGGGCGCACCCAAGATCCTTCGGTGTAAACGCGATATCACTGCGCAGTGCCGAATGACGACCGTCGGCAGCCACTGTAAGTGCAGCCTCGATACGAAATTCTCCTGAACGGTCACGCACCCTGACGCCCGTGATACGGCCGCGATCGCGTGTCACGCCCAACGCCTGAGCGGACATGATAAGACGAAAATTGTCGTATCGCTTTGCCTCTCGCGCCAGAAGTGACAGGAAGTCCCACTGTGGCACCAACGCGATGTAAGGGAAACGAACCGCAAGCTTATTGAAATCGGCTATGTTGAACCGCTTCCCATCCTGCACCACACCGACCGTCGAGACCTTCTGGTGTGATAGCCGTTCAAATTCATCGTAAAGGCCGAGCTCCGCGATGATTTCCAAAGTAGAGGGGTGCACCGTGTCGCCGCGAAAGTCCCGAATGAAATCTGAATGTTGCTCCAGTACAACTACTTCTATATCGGCACGAGCCAGTAGCAATCCTAGCAACATGCCGGCGGGACCCGCTCCCACAATGCACACTGTTGTCCGAAAATCGGCCATCGTTCACCACCTCACCCATACGACTTGTCAGGTTCCTTGGTATCGATGTTGCGTGCCGCGCGGCACACTCCGCATCACGAACATGATCAGTGGCGATGCGCTTTTCGGGTCTGTCGATCGCCCAGCGCAGTCCTTGAGCCCACGCGATTCAGTAGTGGCCCCGGCGGGTGATCGAATCTGTACTAGGTGGGGCGTTGGGCACTAGTACGACAGTTGGTCGCGGCCTTGTCCCGGAACGCCCAGCCCTCACGTCGCGGTAAGTGTGGCCGCATAGAGCGCGAGTTCATCACCCACGTTGGCGATAGCGGTGCCCCCGACAGTTTCCATCGCTGCGTCGAATCTGTCGCGCACCTCCTCGATGGTGAGCTCCGTCGAGGTCACCCCGTGCGCCTCACTGAGGAAAACCCGCGCGAAACGTCCTCCGCCGGCGCTGAAGCTGACACCGGAGCACGGCACATCTTCGGACACCAGGAAGGCCGCGACCGGCGCCACGGCTGCCGCCGGGAAGGTTTCACGAAGCCAACTGAGCGCAGGCTCAGGCATGTTTTCCACCATCCGCGTGAACCCGACCGGGAGTAGCGCGTTCACCTTGATGCCGTATGCGGGCCCCGCGAGACCCAGATTGGTTGTCATGCCGATCATTCCGGCCTTGGCGGTCGGATAGGTGCACGCCTCCCCCTGTCCGAACATGCTGCCGGAGGAGATGTTGAGTATCCGCCCGTATCCCTGGTTCACCATCGCCTTCCACGCCGGACGCAATACGTTGAACGGGCCGCGCAACTGAACACCGAGCACGGTATCCACGTCCTCGTCGGTGAGTTCGGCGAATGCCTTGATCGGGCAGACGATTCCCGCGTTGTTGATGACGACATCGACTCGTCCCCACACGTCCAACGCGGCGGCGACAATGGCCCGCCCTCCATCCCCGGTGGCGACGGTGTTCGTGTCGGCGACGGCCTCACCACCTAGTTCGTGAATTTCGGCGACCACCGAACTGGCGGGGGTATCGGAGCTCCCGGTGCCCAACAGCTCGTCGGGTGATCCGATGTCGTTGACGAGGACCTTGGCGCCGCGACTGGCCAGCAGTAGAGCGTATTCGCGCCCGAGCCCGCCACCGGCGCCGGTGACGATTGCCACCCGTCCGTCGAATCGGATGTCATTGCCCGGCTGCTCAAACACGCACGCCTCCATCCACATTCACCTCGACGTTGAGATCAATACCCGCCTCGATAGATACGTTATCTAAAATAACGCAACCGGCGCAAGGGTGGGCGGCACGAACGGACGTCTGGACCGGGCGCCGTGATGTGAAACGTTTAGCCCGAACGAATCGCGCGCGCCACAGCGTCAAGGGCCATCAGCCGCACCACATCGACATGAGCGGGTACCTGCCCGGTCGCGGCGACAACGAACGCGTCACCGTCAAATCGCGTGTGTGGCGGCGTGATTGCACGCGATAGCCCATCGTGTGCGCCCTGGCTGACGATATGGCAGCTCACCTTGTCGAGCTGGGCGTTCGTGATGACCACACCAATTGTGGTGTGCTGACGTGAGTCGCCAAACCCGAAAACCTCAGACAGGGCGGCCACCGGGTCTAGCGATACTTCCGGCCCACCCAGGTCGATGTCGCCGTAGGCGTTGACGGCCACCAGCGCGCCGACGATCACCCCCTGTGCGGCGACCTCCGCGTACCGGATACCGCCATGCCGACGCCCGTCCGGGCCGCGCCAGTGCGAGGTGTAGGCACCCGTCCCCGCACCGACCCGCCCGACCTGGAAATGCCGCCCATCGACCGAGTCTCGTGCCGCCGCGTATCCATCGTCCGCACACGGCCGAACAGCTGCCGCTCCGACCGCCAGATCGAACAGCGCGAGCGTAGGGATCACCGGGACAAGCCCGCCCGGTGTCGGCACTCCCCTGCCCGACTCCTCGAAGAACCGCATGGCGCCGTCGGCGGCTGCGAGTCCGAAGGCGGAACCACCAGTCAGTACCACCGCATCGATCGCGACGACCGACTTGTCTGGAGCCAACGCGGCCAGCTCGCGGGAGGCTGGCGCACCGCCGCGCACCTCACAGGACGCGCATGTGCCCGGCGGCAGGGATATGACGGTACAGCCGGTCTCGGCCGCGCCGTTGGTCCAGTGCCCCACACCTACCCGAGGGATGCCGATACTTCGCGTGTTTCCCATACGGGCCAACGGTACTCAGCCCGCCCGCTAGAGCGAAAGTGCCTCGACAAGCGCCGGCAGTGCAGTGGCTGCGGTGGCCCGCCAGACGACATCCGCGCGGTCGGACAGGTCGGTCTCCTGCGGGTTGATCTCGACAACCGTCGCGCCGCGACTTAGCGCCAGCTGCGGCAGTCCCGCCGCCGGATAGACAATGCCCGAGGTCCCAATGAGCAACATCAATTCGCAGTTCTGCGCATGCGCGACAGCGTGACCGAACTCGACCTCGGGAAGCATCTCCCCGAACCACACGATGCTCGGTCGAACCTTCCCACCGCAGCCGCACTCGGGCGGTGCGACCCGCTCGGCATCCGGAGCGGCGACATTCACGTCAAATCCGGTCCGACAGGTGTCGCAATGCGATTTGAGCAGGCTGCCGTGAACATGGGTGACGTCAGCGCTGCCTGCACGTTCATGGAGGTCATCCACGTTCTGGGTGACAATCTTGACGTCACGGCGAGATCCCCACTGCGCCAACGCACGGTGGCCGTCGTTGGGCTGCACTGCCATCAGCTGGATGCGGCGATTCTGATACCACGCCCACACCAGCCCCGGGTCCTCGTTCCAGGCTTCCGGTGTCGCCAATGTCATCGGGTCGTACTTCGACCACAGGCCGGTCTGCGCATCGCGAAAGGTCGGCAGCCCGCTTTCGGCGGACATGCCGGCGCCGGTGAGCACCGCGACGGTCCGCGCCTTGGCCGCGGCGGCGACCAGCCCTTCGGGTACCTCTACCTGTTTCATCAATCAAATTCTCGCCTACACCGACCAGCGACGTCGAAAATGGGCGTTCATAAACCCTGGAACTACCTACCACCTGTGACGGCGATGTCTCGCGCACCTTCAAGAGTCGGCACGATCGCCCGATTCAGAAAACGTAGAACCAGCGGCACAAATGGCCGATACAGCGGAGCGAAGTCCGCACCCATTCGGTAGATGCTTCGGCAATTGTTCTCGTCAACCGCCTCGAAGTGGACACGCTCGACAAACGCAGTGAAAACCTTGGGACGGAAGCCGACCGCCGTGAACGACCACAGGCGATCATCTTCCCATCCGATGAATCGCTCCTTCAGCTTGCCCAGCCCCATAGAAACGGCACCTCTCTGGTGGCGCCAACGCCGTACTCCGGATCTGAGGTCGGTTCGACCCTGGTGACGAACCAACCAAGCCACCTCACGCCACCGCGCTTGTCCTTAAAGACCTCATAGACGGTACTGACGGCGTGAGGCACTCGATGACAGCGTCGACCCGATAGGGCGCCTCGTCGGCAAACGACATCGAGTGAGGCTCAACAGCTCCCTGGACCCACCCTTCTACTCTGCCCGCCCAAGGTGCAGTCCCCATTTTCTCGAACAGATCGTCATTTTGGGCACGAGTATTACCTAGTTTGTGCTCGCATGGGCATCGAACGCATTGACCCCTTCCCGATGGGCTGCGATTGTGGTCATCTTTCAGTGGCAGTCATACGCCGATTCCGCAGTACGCCCACGAGCAACCCCACGCCTCGTTCCCGGGGACTGGACCACATCGGAAGCATCCCACCCGGTCAAACAAGCGCCGGCCCGGGAGGCTCGATGAAGCAATAATTCCGCCAAGGTTGTCCGTTACGGAAATAACCGTTACAGTTTTATCCGTAATGATTGTGCGACAATGATGTTGAGGAGCGAACGATGGTTGCGACCGGCGACGCCTACCCCCGTGTACGGCGAATGAACTTCGGATTCAATGAGTCCCCTCCGGGGAGCAAGTACTTCGCAGACAACAGCATCATGTTCAGCCACACGATTGCCTTCCTCTCAGCGATCTTCCCTCCCGGCGAGGATATTTTCGTACGATCGGTGCGCCGCTACATGGACAGAATCACCGATCCGCAGCTGAAGAAACGAGTTATGGGTTTCATTGGCCAGGAAAAGGTGCACGGTAACCAACATCGCGAACTCAACGAGAAACTAACAGCCATGGGCTATCCCACGGCATGGTTCGAATACCTGCTGGAAAGCACCGAGCGTATGGAGAAGTTTCTTGACAAGCAGTACCCTGACCCGGACAGACTCGCCTGGTACCGCCACTTCTTTCTTGGCTTCACCGTGGCAGCCGAACATTTCACAGCAACCTGGGCCGAGAACATTCTCAAAAGCCCCGAGCTGCAGGCGATGGCCTACGACCCTGCGGTAAAGCAGCTCCTTAATTGGCACTCCCTAGAGGAGTTGGAACACAAGTCAGTGGCCTTTGACGTGTACAGGTTCTTACAGGTGCCAGAATCCACGCGCATTCGTTGGATGTACTTCGCCGGGAACTTTGGACTTCCGCTGGTAGTCCTGTTTTCGTGGTTGTCCATTGCGGCCGCCGACCCCGAGGGGCGTCGTCAGCCTTTCAGGGTGCTCAAAGAGACAGTCCAGATGCTACGAAACCCCATGTGGAAGGGCTTCTATGGAGACATGAGGCCCTTCTACAAACGCGACTTTCATCCCGATCAGATCGACACTACGGAGCTCTTAGAGCACTGGCAAAAGGAACTTTTTGGTGAGCATGGACAGCTCGTCGACAATCTGAGACAGCCCCCTCGATGAAATCGATCGACTTCCCTCCTCAGAATAGCCCCCATGTGAATATCGGAGCCAAGTTGTGGAGCGCCAATATCGAAAGTTCCAAAAAGTCCTCTACGGAACACTAACTCCGAGCGAATCGCCAATAATTGATTTCCGCCTAAGCGCAGGAACATTGGCAGCAGTCACGTCCATTGCGGCCGCCTATCCAGATGCGATACCCCGCCATATAGTGATCGCGTACGACACCTTCCATCAAGAAAATATCTGACGCCTGATGGATAGAGATCTCCTCGTATCGGCGCGACTATTCAGCGCCGTCCTCTACTGAGCCGAGGCGGGTCCAGGTGGGCGGCCCAGGCACGCTCGAATTTCACGGCCTGCATCAGCCGTATCTCATCTACAACATCATCAAGCGCGCTCGCAGGGAAATGCGACTGTGTCCACGGCGATACATACAAGCGCCATGATGCTCCGTGCGTCGCAGTGAGTTCGCGGACCTCTGTTGCCCAATCAGCATGTATAAGATGTTGCGAGTTGGCCACTTGCCAAACACATTCTGGCAAATGTCGGCAGAAATGCCCCACAGCCAAAGACGTCTTGTCCTCTACGCTCACAGCTTCTCCTGCGATCGGCCACGTGTCAGTGTTGCGGCTCTGCAGTCACCTTCGCTAGTCCATCCACGCCAGCGCGAACCGTCACGGTTGGCGTGCTGCGAAGAACGAAGTCGTCGTGGTTGGGATGCGCAAGACGCGTATGTAGTTCATCGAATGGCCATGGCCACAACACAGGGACACCGTTCGGGCCCAGGTACCAACTATCACATCCCGTCGACCACACGGT contains:
- a CDS encoding metal-dependent hydrolase; this translates as MVATGDAYPRVRRMNFGFNESPPGSKYFADNSIMFSHTIAFLSAIFPPGEDIFVRSVRRYMDRITDPQLKKRVMGFIGQEKVHGNQHRELNEKLTAMGYPTAWFEYLLESTERMEKFLDKQYPDPDRLAWYRHFFLGFTVAAEHFTATWAENILKSPELQAMAYDPAVKQLLNWHSLEELEHKSVAFDVYRFLQVPESTRIRWMYFAGNFGLPLVVLFSWLSIAAADPEGRRQPFRVLKETVQMLRNPMWKGFYGDMRPFYKRDFHPDQIDTTELLEHWQKELFGEHGQLVDNLRQPPR
- a CDS encoding P1 family peptidase, with the translated sequence MGNTRSIGIPRVGVGHWTNGAAETGCTVISLPPGTCASCEVRGGAPASRELAALAPDKSVVAIDAVVLTGGSAFGLAAADGAMRFFEESGRGVPTPGGLVPVIPTLALFDLAVGAAAVRPCADDGYAAARDSVDGRHFQVGRVGAGTGAYTSHWRGPDGRRHGGIRYAEVAAQGVIVGALVAVNAYGDIDLGGPEVSLDPVAALSEVFGFGDSRQHTTIGVVITNAQLDKVSCHIVSQGAHDGLSRAITPPHTRFDGDAFVVAATGQVPAHVDVVRLMALDAVARAIRSG
- a CDS encoding SDR family NAD(P)-dependent oxidoreductase, which codes for MAIVTGAGGGLGREYALLLASRGAKVLVNDIGSPDELLGTGSSDTPASSVVAEIHELGGEAVADTNTVATGDGGRAIVAAALDVWGRVDVVINNAGIVCPIKAFAELTDEDVDTVLGVQLRGPFNVLRPAWKAMVNQGYGRILNISSGSMFGQGEACTYPTAKAGMIGMTTNLGLAGPAYGIKVNALLPVGFTRMVENMPEPALSWLRETFPAAAVAPVAAFLVSEDVPCSGVSFSAGGGRFARVFLSEAHGVTSTELTIEEVRDRFDAAMETVGGTAIANVGDELALYAATLTAT
- a CDS encoding SIR2 family NAD-dependent protein deacylase: MKQVEVPEGLVAAAAKARTVAVLTGAGMSAESGLPTFRDAQTGLWSKYDPMTLATPEAWNEDPGLVWAWYQNRRIQLMAVQPNDGHRALAQWGSRRDVKIVTQNVDDLHERAGSADVTHVHGSLLKSHCDTCRTGFDVNVAAPDAERVAPPECGCGGKVRPSIVWFGEMLPEVEFGHAVAHAQNCELMLLIGTSGIVYPAAGLPQLALSRGATVVEINPQETDLSDRADVVWRATAATALPALVEALSL
- a CDS encoding FAD-dependent oxidoreductase, with amino-acid sequence MADFRTTVCIVGAGPAGMLLGLLLARADIEVVVLEQHSDFIRDFRGDTVHPSTLEIIAELGLYDEFERLSHQKVSTVGVVQDGKRFNIADFNKLAVRFPYIALVPQWDFLSLLAREAKRYDNFRLIMSAQALGVTRDRGRITGVRVRDRSGEFRIEAALTVAADGRHSALRSDIAFTPKDLGCALDVVFFRIPRREIDPAEGICVRLGRGKIFGATDRGKYWQMSYETSRGGFEVLRRQGIEALRADLARLVPFMADRVDDIRGMHDVSVLRCRIDRLRRWHVPGLLFIGDAAHAMSPVAGLGVNLAIQDAVAAANILWRPIRLAQATGIEIDCAALAKVQRRRWAPTVLSQGLQRMVQRFGIDGALSGRHQPRFPEVFDRFEVLQKSMSHVIGVGFGPEHVRSPLYACAR
- a CDS encoding tryptophan halogenase family protein, with product MLEEVVIVGGGTAGWMTASYLKVAFGDRITVTVVESERIGAIGVGEATFSTIRHFFEYLGLEEHEWMPSCCATYKLGIRFQDWRKPGHHFYHPFERQRVVDGFGLTDWWLDNPRSASFDRDCFLIGTLCDNDKSPRRLDGSLFTGTGGENPAYRTTLTEQETQFPYAYHFDASLLADFLRDFAVRRGARHVVDDVVDVLQDERGWISQVRTRTHGSIGGDLFIDCTGFSGLLLGRAMKEPFESYQGSLLNDRAVALRVPTDQDHGHLPPYTTATAQDAGWIWSIPLFERTGTGYVYAADYCSPEDAERTLRDFVGPAAEGLEANHIRMRIGRSRRSWVGNCVAIGLASGFVEPLESTGIFFIQHGIEQLVKHFPDESWEESLRDSYNRVVNRCMDGVREFLVLHYYLAARVDTRYWRDTKAIELPATLAERIEHWRSKLPDAGSVYPHYHGFEPYSYVCMFVGLGGIPARASTVVRYLDATRAQREFDLLAQQASRLRHSLPTHREYLAQMY